TGGTATTTTCTTCGGCATCCAGGTCAGCGAAGCTCTCTGCAGATGATTCAAGTGCACCAGCTACCGGTGTCCAGCCTGCAGGGTCAAACTGATTAAGTGCCTCCTGGAAAGCAGCTGACTCATAAGGACCTCTTTCATACACTTCTTCAATCGCACCACAGGATTTGGCTTTATCCGCCTCATCTCCTGTACCTTCATGACCATATACACGCAGTGATACGTTAGCTTCTTCAGGTACTGAGGACAGGAAGCTGTTAATCTCCTCTTTTGCCTGTTCCATTCTCGTCTGATCTCCTGCATAGGCACCCATCGACCCGCTGGCGTCCAATATAATCTCGACATTATAATTCTCTTTAAATTGGAATCGCTCTTCAGCTTCAGGCGTTCCTGATAGTGAAAATTGCATCTGATCGCTAATATGTTTAGGATCCGGGAAGCTGTATGCCGTCAGGTAATAGATATAGTTGAAATAGGCGTCCAGCTCTTCTTCTGTTGCCTCTTCAGGGAGTGCAGGAATATCACCAAAAGCTTCAAGAAACTCCTCTTTATGTTTCTCAGCAGACCTTTCTATCTGGGCACTGCCCATTGGTCCCGATTTCTGTCTGATGAATTCCTCTGTTGATTCAGGTGGAGCAGGAATATCAAGTGCTCCAATTGCTGAAAGTACATCCTGTTCAGACTCCTGTGTTTCTTCCCCGGATTCATCAGAGGAGTCACTATTTACTGACTCCTCTGATGTTTCTGTTGGCGTTTCTTCCGACAGACTCCCGTTTTCTGCCTCTTCATCACAGGCTGCAAGTGCCAGTATCAGCAATGCAGCCGGTATCCATTTCTTTACGGTCATCTGTATCCCTCCAAACTGTCTGTTTATGAACCGATTGATTTAATAAACTCAATAAACTTACCTGAGACGGCATCACCGACAGCTGTTTCTCCATAGAACGCCTGAGATATAACGCCTACAACAATCACGACTACCGCTGCAATTCCAAGCCATTCAAGTGTCTGGGAACCTCTTTCGTTTTTAACCGGAGCTGCTACCACCATCAGTAATTTAAGTGTCCATTCGTTTAACATTTTCATTTTTATTCCTCCTGGATTGTTTTTAAAATAAATTCGTTAAGCTGTTGTCGCCATAAATCAGATTCAATATCATCAGTCCTGCTACCATCAAAATCGACACCGGCGCCACAATAAAAGTCGTTACCAGCGTCACTTTCGGTGAAGCCTTTGCTGCAAGCTCTTTGACCTGTTCTTCTCTTAACTGCCTCATATCCTCTGCCTGCAGCTTAAAGGTTGAGGCGACCGGAACGCCAAGCTTCATTCCCTGAAGGAGTGATTTTATCAGCTGCTGGAATTCCTGGTTGCTGTTACGTTCAAGGAGATTGCGGTAGGCGTGCTCACGCTGTACGCCTAAGTCGATCTCCTGGATAAAGCGGGTGAATTCTTCTCTGAGCGGACCATCAAAAAAGCGGATCACCTCCCTTAAAGCCTGGTCCAGACTTACACCTGCCTGAAGGCTTGTACTGACAGTATCCAGAAAGTCCGGAAGATCCATCCGCAGGGCCTGCTGACGCTGTTTGACCTGCTGACGTATGACAATAATCGGCAGGAAATATCCAAGCAGCGGTGTCAGTACAATGCCAAATTGTGATAGCGGCAGTCCAAGGAAGAAGAAAAACATTCCGAGGAAAAAGCCGACTGTCATTAGCATCATCTTCAGCCCCTGAAAACGCGCAACTGTCAACTCATATGGATTACCCGATTTCTTCAGCCAGTCTGCTACATCCTGATTGACACTGAAGAAGTTGATGCGCTGGCCAAGGTCTGCAAATTCATCTGCGAATTTAGTTGCCTTGTCGATAAACCCTGCACGCTGCTTACGCTTCTTCTCCTTTTTTTCGAATGCATCGACCATTGTGACGTCAGAGATATGAAGCAGCAATTCCCGTTTTTCTTTGATATAGACGGACCAGTTCCTGAGTCCGAGCAGGACGAGAAACCAGAACAGCACAATACATAAAATGATTAAGGCATCCATCTTGATCACCTACACTTTGATATTCGTAATCTTCCGGATCAGGAAGAACGAAAGAATGATGCCTGCACCGAACAATGCAAGGATGATGAGCCCTGGTGTGGTGGTCAGCGGGTCAGTGAAGCCGTCCATCACATTGTTCATGACGAGCAGGATGAAAATTGGCATTGCCGGTACAATGATTGAGATGTAACGCTGTTCTGACGTCATTGTCCGGATTGTCTGATGCAGAATTTTTCTGTCTTCGAGTGTGGTTGCCATCGTCTCAAGTGTGGAAGCAAGGTTGCCTCCTGTTTTTTTCTGGATCAGGAGGGTGGCTGCAAAGAGCTGAAAGTCTCTTGAGGTATTTCGCTCCTGCACTTTTTTCAGCACTTGTTCAAGCGGTACACCGAGTTTGAGTTCGTATGACATCCTTTTAAATTCTTCTTTAGCTGGCGTGCTGACTTCATTTGCTACAAGGTCAATCCCCTGCGTTACCGTCATCCCGCTCTTAGAAGCATTCGCAAGCAGCCGGCAGACTTCACTCAGCTGTTCATTAAAGCGCTCCTCATAGCGGTTTTTACGTAAATAGAAGAGCAGGAAGTGTGATGAAGCCAGAAGCCCGACTGTCAGTACCAGACTGATAAAAGCTGACATACTGAAAATCATGTTAAAGACCACATAAAGGAGCAGAAAACCTACAATATGAGCACCGATATACTCAGATGGCAGCAGCCCCACATTCGCCAGCTGCAGCTTTTTGTGAAGCT
The sequence above is a segment of the Jeotgalibacillus haloalkalitolerans genome. Coding sequences within it:
- a CDS encoding vWA domain-containing protein: MTVKKWIPAALLILALAACDEEAENGSLSEETPTETSEESVNSDSSDESGEETQESEQDVLSAIGALDIPAPPESTEEFIRQKSGPMGSAQIERSAEKHKEEFLEAFGDIPALPEEATEEELDAYFNYIYYLTAYSFPDPKHISDQMQFSLSGTPEAEERFQFKENYNVEIILDASGSMGAYAGDQTRMEQAKEEINSFLSSVPEEANVSLRVYGHEGTGDEADKAKSCGAIEEVYERGPYESAAFQEALNQFDPAGWTPVAGALESSAESFADLDAEENTNLVYLVSDGIETCDGDPVAAAKSFADSNVSPIINVIGFNADSETQAQLRDVAESADGIFTNVNNAAQLREEFKQTEDILLKWKRWKQDASIDLTDHSNTLAFEIIDLSNDWDTAELGQKLSLYNANQILREEGKLTLDQQKILEDKADEVQERSNQARETLKAELEKLNEEEEAEIQKQIEALYPDEAE
- a CDS encoding type II secretion system F family protein; translated protein: MDMIIAGLIGSAALALIIMVYFLLDYRRHKQDWKKKMRTWYPEEKRKSAISVLGDRYDESPSSEKLHKKLQLANVGLLPSEYIGAHIVGFLLLYVVFNMIFSMSAFISLVLTVGLLASSHFLLFYLRKNRYEERFNEQLSEVCRLLANASKSGMTVTQGIDLVANEVSTPAKEEFKRMSYELKLGVPLEQVLKKVQERNTSRDFQLFAATLLIQKKTGGNLASTLETMATTLEDRKILHQTIRTMTSEQRYISIIVPAMPIFILLVMNNVMDGFTDPLTTTPGLIILALFGAGIILSFFLIRKITNIKV
- a CDS encoding type II secretion system F family protein — translated: MDALIILCIVLFWFLVLLGLRNWSVYIKEKRELLLHISDVTMVDAFEKKEKKRKQRAGFIDKATKFADEFADLGQRINFFSVNQDVADWLKKSGNPYELTVARFQGLKMMLMTVGFFLGMFFFFLGLPLSQFGIVLTPLLGYFLPIIVIRQQVKQRQQALRMDLPDFLDTVSTSLQAGVSLDQALREVIRFFDGPLREEFTRFIQEIDLGVQREHAYRNLLERNSNQEFQQLIKSLLQGMKLGVPVASTFKLQAEDMRQLREEQVKELAAKASPKVTLVTTFIVAPVSILMVAGLMILNLIYGDNSLTNLF